From the genome of Vicia villosa cultivar HV-30 ecotype Madison, WI linkage group LG2, Vvil1.0, whole genome shotgun sequence, one region includes:
- the LOC131653906 gene encoding NDR1/HIN1-like protein 6 yields MTDRVYPAAKPATTTNGNGVTTANPSFPATKAQLYGASRPTYRPQPHHRRTRRRCCCTFFFYLLLILLILLLLIGLTGTAFYLIYRPHRPTFTVTSLKLSYLNLTSSSSLNSKFNVNITAKNPNKAITFVYQPTSVQILSNEIDVGKTTIPSFKHGKKNTTLLKASILNKGEPLETDAATELKKNMKSKNGLPLKVKLDTKVKAKLGKLKTPNVRIRVSCDGIRVHVPTGKKPVAVTASTSKVKCEVDVRFKIWKWTV; encoded by the coding sequence ATGACAGATCGAGTATACCCCGCCGCCAAACCCGCCACCACCACCAACGGAAACGGCGTAACCACCGCCAACCCATCTTTCCCTGCCACAAAGGCCCAACTCTACGGCGCCTCTCGCCCAACCTACCGTCCTCAACCCCACCACCGCCGCACCCGCCGCCGTTGCTGCTGCACTTTCTTCTTctacctcctcctcatcctcctcatcctcctcctcctcatcggCCTCACCGGCACCGCTTTCTACCTCATCTACCGCCCCCACCGTCCCACCTTCACCGTCACATCTCTCAAACTTTCCTACCTCAACCTCACATCCTCCTCATCTCTCAACTCAAAGTTCAACGTCAACATCACCGCCAAAAACCCCAACAAAGCCATCACCTTCGTTTACCAACCCACCTCAGTTCAAATCCTCTCCAACGAAATCGACGTCGGAAAAACAACAATCCCTTCTTTTAAACACGGCAAGAAGAACACAACTTTACTAAAAGCTTCCATTTTGAACAAAGGAGAGCCACTAGAAACCGACGCAGCCACAGAGTTGAAGAAAAACATGAAGAGCAAAAACGGGTTACCGTTGAAAGTGAAACTTGATACAAAAGTGAAGGCTAAATTGGGAAAATTGAAAACACCAAACGTCAGAATTAGAGTCTCTTGCGACGGAATCAGAGTTCATGTTCCCACCGGTAAGAAACCGGTGGCGGTAACGGCGTCAACGTCGAAGGTAAAGT